CAATCTGGTTTTCTACACCATAATCTTTTAATTGCCAATATGGAGGCGAAGTAATAATAAGATGAACGGATTTATCTTGTATTTCATCCATCTTTCGTGAATCGCCTATTATAATTTTATGTTTTGTTATCATAACTTTTTTATTTAATCAATTCATCTTCTGTTTTAATGCTTTGGCTTTTGTGCCATAAAAAAACGGATGGCTTCTTTATTACTCCGGTTTCAATTTTAGTAAAGGGAGTATAAGGAATACCTGCTTTTCTTGCAAATTCGTTTTGAGAAAGTGCAAGTTTAAGCCGCATTGCATTTATTATACTACCTTGTTTACTCCCCATAATTGATAACATTAAATCATTCTACATAGGTAGAATATAAAATAAAAGAAAAAAGTCAAGATAAAAGCAGGTCAAACGGCACGCAACCGCAGACCGCAACATAGTTCTTTTTATGTTAGATTAGCTCATAAGTATTCGTAGACGAGAGCAAGACACCCATAGGAGAATACCTAATTCTTTAAACCAAGCGGAGAGGGTGGGATTCGAACCCACGGTACCCTATCGGGTACACATGCTCTCCAGGCATGCCCGTTCGTCCACTCCGGCACCTCTCCGGTGCGCAGTTAATAAAATAGTCTGCTTATCAGGAATGTCAATCTTGTTTTCAGGTTTGACAGACAAACCAGCCGGTTTATCCTGTGATGATGAGCGGGGTCGTTTTTTCGTTTCTCCTGTTGCTGGTCAGCGCGGTTCAGGAGCTGGGCAGATGTCCGGTTGATTCGGTGGTGGAAATTACTGCCGGCAGGTTTCTGCCTGACAGCCTGCCCCAGCTGCTGGTCAGAGAACAGGCGGGAGCAGTTGTGCTTTCTCGGGTACCGGGCCGGTCTGCCGGAGTCCGGGTGTCGCTTTACCGGCTGGCACTGCTGCGAATGAGCGGGCAGCGGTGGGAGATATTCTGGCGTTCAGGTCCTCTGCTGGGCCGGGAGGCGGCGGAGTTCAGGTTTTTCCCGGACTGCTGGGCAGGCGGAGATTTTGACGGCGACGGACTGGATGAGCTGTTTCTTGCCGCTCAGTCCCGGATGCTGGTGGTGAATTTCGGACCCGACGGGGTGATTGCCGATTCGGTGGCGGGTGATTTCGGGCTGGTGGTTGAGGCGGCAGGAGCGAATATTGAGCAGGACGGTCTGGAAGAGCTGGTGACGCTGGAGCAGGAGACAGATTCAACCGGCAACCGCTGGCTTATCCGGATCTGGCATCTGCAGGATGGCCGGTTTGTGCCGAGGGGTGGGGCGCTGGTTCTGCCCGATTCTCTGCCGGAAGCCGGTTTTTCCCTGCTCGGTTCTGCCCGGCTTGAGGATTATCCCGGTGCACCGGTGCTGGTTGCGCTCCAGTTTGCCACGCTCAGGCCAAGCCGTTATTACCTGCTTTATCACACCGCTGGCGACACCTTCGCCCTTACCGGCATACCGTTTCCTTTCCGGGAGCAGTTTTCCCGGGACGAGGTGCTTCCTGCCGGCAGGCTGAGCCTGTTCAATGTCGGGGATACGCTGGTGGCATACGGCTATTTCGTGCCCGGCACCGGTTCGGGGATGAGCTTTGCCGCACTTCAGGATGGGGAGTGGCGGGTGCTGAAGCCGGGGCTGGAGCCGCAGAGGACTGTGGGGCTGTGGTGCCGTTATGAGCAGGGCTGGCTCAATCTCAATCAGGGCAGGTTTTATCTCTATTCTGAGCCGCCTTTTTTCTGGCGGTGAGGCCTATTCACCGGTCGGGTCATCCAGTTCCTGGTAGTCGTG
This is a stretch of genomic DNA from candidate division WOR-3 bacterium. It encodes these proteins:
- a CDS encoding helix-turn-helix transcriptional regulator, encoding MGSKQGSIINAMRLKLALSQNEFARKAGIPYTPFTKIETGVIKKPSVFLWHKSQSIKTEDELIK